One window from the genome of Canis lupus dingo isolate Sandy chromosome 15, ASM325472v2, whole genome shotgun sequence encodes:
- the FHL3 gene encoding four and a half LIM domains protein 3: MSEAFDCAKCSESLYGRKYIQTDDGPYCVPCYDSTFANTCAECQQLIGHDSRELFYEDRHFHEGCFRCCRCQRSLADEPFTCQDSELLCNDCYCSAFSSQCSACGETVMPGSRKLEYGGQTWHEHCFLCSGCEQPLGSRSFVPDKGAHYCVPCYENKFAPRCARCSKTLTQGGVTYRDQPWHRECLVCTGCQTPLAGQQFTSRDDDPYCVACFGELFAPKCSSCKRPITGLGGGKYVSFEDRHWHHSCFSCARCSTSLVGQGFVPDGDQVVCQGCSQAGP; the protein is encoded by the exons ATGAGCGAGGCCTTTGACTGTGCAAAATGCAGCGAGTCCCTGTATGGCCGCAAATACATCCAGACGGACGACGGCCCCTACTGTGTGCCCTGCTACGACAGCACCTTCGCCAACACCTGTGCCGAGTGCCAGCAGCTTATCGGGCACGACTCCAGG GAGCTGTTCTACGAGGACCGCCACTTCCATGAGGGCTGCTTCCGCTGCTGCCGCTGCCAGCGCTCCCTGGCCGACGAGCCCTTCACGTGCCAGGACAGCGAGCTGCTGTGCAATGACTGCTACTGCAGTGCCTTCTCGTCGCAGTGCTCTGCCTGTGGGGAGACCGTCATGCCCG GGTCCCGGAAGCTGGAATACGGAGGCCAGACGTGGCATGAGCACTGCTTCCTGTGCAGCGGCTGTGAACAGCCGCTGGGCTCCCGTTCCTTTGTGCCCGACAAGGGTGCCCACTACTGCGTGCCCTGCTATGAGAACAAGTTTGCTCCTCGCTGCGCCCGCTGCAGCAAG ACGCTGACACAGGGTGGCGTGACATACCGCGACCAGCCCTGGCATCGAGAATGCCTGGTCTGCACAGGGTGCCAGACGCCCCTGGCAGGGCAGCAGTTCACCTCCCGGGATGACGATCCCTACTGTGTGGCCTGTTTTGGAGAACTCTTTGCACCCAAGTGCAGCAGCTGCAAGCGCCCCATCACAG gACTCGGTGGAGGCAAGTATGTGTCCTTTGAAGACCGCCACTGGCACCACAGCTGCTTCTCCTGCGCCcgctgctccacctccctggtgGGCCAAGGCTTTGTGCCGGACGGAGATCAAGTGGTGTGTCAGGGTTGCAGCCAGGCAGGGCCCTGA
- the UTP11 gene encoding probable U3 small nucleolar RNA-associated protein 11 produces MAAAFRKAAKSRQREHRERSQPGFRKHLGLLEKKKDYKLRADDYRKKQDYLRALRKKALEKNPDEFYYKMTRVKLQDGVHVIKETKEEVTPEQLKLMRTQDVKYIEMKRVAEVKKIERLKSELHLLDFQGKQKNKHTFFFDTKKEVEQFDIATHLRTAPELVDRVFNRPTIETLQKEKVKGVTQQIRLKRIAKERQKQYNCLTQRIEREKKLFVIAQKIQTRKDLLDKTQKVKVKKQTVNSPAIYKFQSRRKR; encoded by the exons ATGGCGGCGGCGTTTCGGAAGGCGGCGAAGTCCCGGCAGCGGGAACACCGAGAGCGAAGCCAG CCTGGCTTTCGAAAACATCTGGGCCtgttggagaaaaagaaagattacaaGCTTCGTGCAGA TGACTACCGGAAAAAGCAAGACTACCTCAGAGCTCTCCGGAAGAAGGCTcttgaaaaaaatccagatgaaTTCTACTATAAAATGACTCGAGTTAAACTCCAG GATGGAGTTCACGTTATTAAGGAGACTAAGGAAGAAGTAACTCCAGAACAGCTGAAACTGATGAGAACCCAGGATGTCaaatacatagaaatgaaaaggGTTGCGGAAGTTAAG AAAATTGAAAGACTAAAATCAGAGCTCCATCTGCTGGATTTCCAGGGGAAGCAAAAGAATAAGCATACGTTTTTTTTTGACACCAAAAAGGAAG TTGAGCAGTTTGATATTGCCACTCACCTGAGAACAGCCCCGGAACTAGTTGACAGAGTCTTTAACAGACCCACAATAGAGACATTGcagaaggagaaggtgaaggggGTTACCCAGCAGATTCGACTGAAG CGAATAGCTAAAGAAAGGCAAAAGCAGTATAACTGCCTGACACAGCGGATTGAACGCGAGAAGAAATTGTTTGTTATTGCACAGAAAATTCAAACGCGCAAAGATCTTCTG GATAAAACTCagaaggtgaaggtgaagaaACAAACAGTGAACTCCCCAGCTATTTACAAATTTCAGAGTCGTCGAAAACGTTGA